One segment of Funiculus sociatus GB2-C1 DNA contains the following:
- a CDS encoding DUF2808 domain-containing protein yields MLSIKSSTRRLLTALAATGCLLAGFSTLTQAQNLPGLTIFSGVERQNQLSYFLDFGGQSDNWDRYRLKIPGKKMELGAAQFIVSYPDYYKGKFDTKSMEVRVKGKKFPIREVNWDKENHKVLIYMEEPVPAGNNVELVFSNVKNPPFGGVYYFNAAILTPGDVPLPRYLGTWILSIN; encoded by the coding sequence ATGTTGTCCATAAAATCCTCTACACGACGCCTCCTGACTGCTCTGGCGGCGACTGGTTGCTTGCTTGCGGGGTTTTCCACCCTGACTCAGGCGCAGAATCTGCCTGGATTAACCATCTTTAGTGGTGTAGAGCGGCAAAATCAATTGTCCTACTTTTTGGATTTCGGCGGTCAATCGGATAATTGGGATCGCTATCGGCTGAAGATTCCCGGCAAGAAAATGGAATTAGGCGCTGCCCAGTTTATCGTTTCTTATCCGGACTACTACAAAGGGAAGTTTGACACTAAAAGCATGGAGGTGCGTGTCAAAGGTAAAAAGTTTCCCATTCGGGAGGTTAACTGGGACAAAGAGAATCACAAGGTTCTAATTTATATGGAGGAGCCAGTTCCGGCTGGGAACAATGTAGAATTGGTGTTCTCTAACGTGAAGAACCCGCCTTTTGGGGGAGTTTATTATTTCAACGCTGCCATCCTCACTCCGGGTGATGTACCGTTGCCGCGTTACCTCGGCACCTGGATTTTGAGTATTAATTAA
- a CDS encoding protein jag gives MSDRIMQRGQQWLEELLRLGKFPTGVTVEKQAIAPAIDSPTEESGVSYWLTIDETKLTPAQIQALIGTEGTALDAIQYLANSILNLGQDRENQTAYTIELDGYRQKRQAELLEMAEYAAGQVRQTGQEYEMKSLSSAERRQVHTYFQESEDLETYSRGQEPDRRLVVRLRS, from the coding sequence ATGAGCGATCGCATAATGCAGCGGGGTCAACAGTGGCTGGAAGAACTTCTGCGGTTAGGGAAATTTCCCACAGGCGTTACAGTCGAAAAGCAAGCGATCGCGCCAGCAATTGACTCGCCAACAGAAGAATCAGGAGTAAGCTACTGGTTGACTATCGACGAAACAAAACTAACACCAGCACAAATTCAAGCCTTAATTGGCACTGAAGGTACAGCTCTTGATGCCATCCAGTATCTTGCTAATTCGATTTTGAACCTTGGGCAAGATCGGGAAAATCAAACAGCTTACACCATTGAACTCGACGGCTATCGGCAAAAGCGGCAAGCAGAACTACTGGAAATGGCTGAATATGCCGCAGGGCAGGTGCGCCAAACTGGTCAAGAATATGAAATGAAATCATTGTCTTCAGCCGAACGTCGTCAAGTTCATACCTATTTTCAAGAGAGCGAAGATTTAGAAACCTACAGTCGAGGCCAGGAGCCAGATCGAAGGTTGGTTGTGCGGCTGAGGAGTTAA
- a CDS encoding serpin family protein: MKQIIAGFTAALVGLTTALAGSALACEPGIPLRNKTSSGNADATATLPLKLRPQPRTPIIISQNPSESGQATKELSAEVNTVVEGNNAFAFDLYNKLRNQQGNLFFSPYSISTALAMTYAGARGPTATEMAKVLHFTEKPENLHSSFATLIARLISSNPQGYQLSIANRLWGQKGYGFSDAFLKTSQNNYGAGLEQVDFAGATEQARRTINSWVAKKTQDKIENLIEQGILSSNTKLVLTNAIYFKGAWASQFNPKDTKQEAFSVTETQQVKVPMMYQEAAVPFADLEELQLLELPYADSDISMVILLPKKVNGVAQLEQQLTPENLQKWLSSVRDGGNVKIWLPKFKVDSGIELSDVLSSMGMAIAFSKTADFSGISPKKGLSISKVIHKTFVDVDELGTEAAATTGVLMARGGSGQFRADHPFLFLIRDNRSESILFVGRMVNPLE; the protein is encoded by the coding sequence ATGAAACAGATCATCGCGGGTTTCACCGCCGCTTTAGTAGGTTTGACGACCGCTTTGGCTGGTTCCGCTTTGGCTTGTGAGCCTGGTATCCCTCTGAGGAATAAAACCTCCTCTGGCAATGCAGATGCTACCGCTACCCTGCCCTTAAAGCTTCGCCCTCAGCCTCGGACTCCCATAATAATCAGCCAAAACCCATCGGAAAGTGGACAAGCTACAAAAGAGCTGTCTGCTGAGGTAAATACTGTGGTAGAGGGTAACAACGCCTTCGCCTTCGACTTATATAACAAGCTGCGTAATCAACAAGGGAATTTATTTTTCTCTCCCTACAGCATCTCAACAGCGCTAGCTATGACCTACGCCGGAGCTAGGGGCCCTACGGCAACGGAGATGGCTAAGGTTCTCCACTTCACTGAGAAACCAGAAAACCTGCATTCGAGTTTTGCCACGCTCATAGCTAGACTGATCTCTAGTAACCCCCAGGGGTATCAACTAAGCATTGCTAATCGGCTTTGGGGTCAGAAGGGATACGGGTTCAGCGATGCCTTCCTCAAAACTAGCCAGAATAACTATGGGGCGGGGCTAGAGCAGGTAGACTTCGCTGGTGCAACTGAACAGGCTCGTCGCACTATCAATAGCTGGGTGGCAAAAAAGACCCAAGACAAGATTGAAAACCTGATTGAACAGGGCATTCTCTCCTCGAATACGAAGCTGGTATTGACAAACGCCATCTACTTTAAGGGCGCTTGGGCAAGTCAGTTTAACCCGAAAGATACCAAACAGGAAGCATTCAGTGTCACGGAAACTCAGCAAGTCAAGGTGCCGATGATGTACCAAGAAGCGGCGGTTCCCTTTGCAGATTTAGAGGAGCTGCAACTCTTGGAGCTGCCCTATGCTGATTCGGATATATCTATGGTAATTCTCTTGCCGAAAAAAGTTAATGGGGTGGCACAACTAGAGCAGCAGCTAACGCCAGAAAACCTCCAGAAGTGGTTATCGTCGGTTCGAGATGGGGGTAATGTTAAGATTTGGCTACCCAAGTTCAAGGTAGATTCAGGGATTGAGCTGAGCGATGTACTCTCAAGCATGGGAATGGCGATCGCTTTCAGTAAAACAGCCGATTTCTCTGGTATCAGCCCCAAGAAAGGACTCTCGATCTCGAAAGTAATTCACAAAACTTTTGTGGATGTGGATGAGTTGGGGACTGAGGCAGCTGCGACTACAGGTGTTTTAATGGCCAGGGGCGGATCTGGGCAGTTTCGGGCAGATCATCCGTTTCTGTTTTTGATTCGAGATAATCGCTCTGAGAGCATTCTATTCGTGGGTCGTATGGTAAACCCGCTAGAGTAG
- the pruA gene encoding L-glutamate gamma-semialdehyde dehydrogenase yields the protein MVVQISSDSSYELKTQEIAKQLLAATRENKSFFAQMRDQMRWDDKLLAWAMASPGLRVQLFRFIDTLPALRSKPEVARHLQEYLGDESVELPTALKGMLNFASPDSMPGTVAATTVNTAVETLAHKYIAGENIKQVIKTVESLRKQKMAFTIDLLGEAVITEAEAQSYLDRYLELMEQLTDAAKSWSTVEAIDRADGEDLPKVQVSVKLTAFYSQFDPLDAKGSEERVSDRIRLLLRRAAQLGAAVHFDMEQYAYKDITLSILKKLLLEDEFRSRTDVGMTIQAYLRDSEQDVKDLIPWLKERGYPLTVRLVKGAYWDQETIKSMQKDWPVPVYSDKAATDANFEKITQLLLENHEYLYSAIGSHNVRSQARAIAIAETLKVPRRRFEMQVLYGMGDKLAKSLVDKGYRVRVYCPYGDLLPGMAYLIRRLLENTANSSFLRQNLEERPVEELLAPPTPSNSTVNGGVGTNGAFPNAADTDYAEIEARARSQQAYATVRPQLGKTYLPLINGEYVNTSETVDSVNPSNPSEIIGKVGLISIEQAEQAIQAAKAAFPGWRKTPVRQRAGVLRKAADLMELRRAELSAWVVLEVGKAVREADGEVSEAIDFCRYYADEMERLDEGYNYDIAGETNRYIYQPRGVTVVISPWNFPIAIATGMAVAALVTGNCTLLKPAETSSVIAAKITEILVEAGIPKGVFQYVPGRGSQAGAYMVKHPDVHLIAFTGSQEVGCRIYADAAILQPGQKHLKRVIAEMGGKNGIIVDESADLDQAVAGVVYSAFGYSGQKCSACSRVIVLEPVYEAFVARLVEATRSLNVGEAHLPSTQVGPVIDATAQARIRDYIEKGRAEAKLALEMPSPDNGYFVGPTIFTEVPPEATIVQEEIFGPVVAVMRVKNFEEAIAVANNTNFALTGGLYSRTPSHIEQAQAEFEVGNLYINRGITGAIVSRQPFGGFKLSGVGSKAGGPDYLLQFLEPRVITENIQRQGFAPIEGVD from the coding sequence GTGGTTGTACAAATATCTTCTGATAGCAGTTACGAATTAAAAACCCAAGAAATTGCCAAACAGCTGTTGGCAGCAACTAGAGAAAATAAATCCTTTTTTGCCCAAATGCGCGACCAAATGCGCTGGGATGATAAATTACTCGCTTGGGCGATGGCTAGCCCCGGTTTGCGGGTGCAGTTGTTTCGCTTTATTGATACTTTGCCAGCACTACGTAGCAAACCAGAAGTTGCGCGTCACTTGCAGGAATATCTAGGGGATGAGTCGGTTGAACTACCAACTGCTCTCAAGGGGATGCTCAACTTTGCTTCTCCAGATTCTATGCCTGGTACTGTTGCGGCGACAACTGTGAATACAGCGGTTGAAACTTTGGCGCATAAGTACATTGCTGGGGAAAATATTAAGCAGGTAATTAAGACGGTTGAGAGTTTGCGGAAGCAAAAAATGGCTTTCACCATTGACCTTTTGGGTGAGGCTGTGATTACCGAAGCTGAGGCGCAGTCTTATCTTGACCGTTATTTGGAATTGATGGAGCAGTTGACGGATGCGGCTAAATCCTGGTCAACTGTGGAGGCAATTGACAGGGCAGATGGGGAAGATTTACCCAAGGTTCAAGTATCTGTTAAGTTAACCGCATTTTACTCGCAGTTTGACCCGTTAGATGCTAAAGGAAGTGAGGAGCGAGTAAGCGATCGCATCCGCCTCCTATTACGTCGCGCCGCACAGTTAGGTGCTGCTGTTCACTTCGATATGGAACAGTATGCTTACAAAGACATTACTCTGTCTATCCTGAAAAAACTGTTGCTGGAAGATGAGTTTCGTAGTCGTACCGATGTCGGGATGACAATTCAGGCGTATCTGCGGGACAGCGAACAAGATGTAAAAGATTTGATTCCCTGGCTAAAAGAACGCGGTTATCCCCTGACGGTGCGCTTGGTGAAGGGCGCGTACTGGGATCAGGAGACAATCAAATCGATGCAGAAGGACTGGCCGGTGCCAGTTTACAGCGACAAAGCGGCAACTGATGCCAATTTTGAGAAGATTACCCAACTGCTGCTGGAAAATCACGAGTATCTTTATTCGGCAATTGGCAGCCATAACGTGCGATCGCAAGCACGGGCGATCGCGATCGCCGAAACTCTGAAAGTTCCCCGCCGTCGCTTTGAAATGCAAGTCCTCTACGGTATGGGCGATAAACTTGCAAAATCTTTAGTTGATAAAGGCTATCGAGTGCGAGTTTATTGTCCTTATGGCGACTTGCTACCGGGAATGGCTTATTTAATTCGCCGTTTGCTGGAAAATACGGCTAATAGTTCATTTTTACGGCAAAATCTGGAAGAACGCCCAGTAGAAGAATTGTTAGCACCCCCTACCCCCTCTAACTCTACCGTCAACGGGGGAGTAGGGACAAACGGAGCGTTCCCGAATGCGGCTGATACAGATTATGCTGAAATTGAGGCGAGAGCGCGATCGCAACAAGCTTATGCTACTGTGCGCCCACAACTGGGTAAAACTTATTTGCCGCTAATTAATGGCGAATATGTAAACACATCAGAAACAGTTGATTCTGTCAACCCGTCAAATCCCAGCGAAATTATTGGCAAAGTCGGCCTGATTAGCATCGAACAGGCAGAACAAGCGATTCAAGCGGCAAAAGCAGCATTCCCCGGTTGGCGGAAGACACCAGTCAGGCAGCGGGCTGGAGTGTTGCGGAAAGCAGCAGATTTGATGGAACTCCGTCGCGCCGAATTATCAGCTTGGGTGGTGTTGGAAGTTGGCAAGGCGGTAAGAGAAGCTGATGGGGAAGTTTCGGAGGCGATTGACTTTTGTCGCTACTACGCCGACGAAATGGAACGGCTAGATGAAGGGTATAACTACGATATTGCTGGGGAAACCAACCGTTATATTTATCAGCCGCGAGGCGTGACGGTGGTGATTTCGCCTTGGAATTTCCCGATAGCGATCGCGACAGGGATGGCCGTGGCGGCGCTTGTTACGGGAAATTGTACTTTACTCAAGCCTGCGGAAACATCTTCTGTAATTGCTGCCAAAATTACGGAAATCTTGGTTGAGGCGGGAATACCGAAGGGTGTGTTTCAATACGTACCGGGGAGAGGTTCCCAAGCTGGTGCTTACATGGTGAAGCATCCCGACGTTCACCTGATTGCCTTTACCGGATCTCAAGAAGTTGGTTGTCGGATCTACGCCGATGCTGCGATTTTACAACCAGGACAGAAACACTTGAAGCGGGTAATTGCCGAGATGGGCGGCAAGAATGGCATCATCGTAGATGAAAGTGCCGATTTAGACCAAGCTGTTGCGGGTGTGGTGTATTCAGCTTTTGGTTACAGCGGACAGAAGTGTTCAGCTTGTTCGCGGGTAATTGTGCTGGAACCAGTTTATGAGGCTTTTGTGGCGCGTTTGGTGGAAGCAACGCGAAGTCTCAACGTTGGGGAAGCCCACTTGCCAAGTACGCAAGTAGGCCCGGTGATTGATGCGACAGCTCAAGCCCGGATTCGTGACTATATCGAGAAAGGCCGCGCCGAAGCCAAACTTGCTTTAGAAATGCCTTCCCCCGATAACGGCTATTTTGTCGGCCCTACGATTTTTACGGAAGTACCGCCAGAGGCGACAATTGTCCAAGAAGAAATTTTTGGGCCAGTTGTGGCAGTAATGCGGGTGAAGAATTTTGAGGAAGCGATCGCAGTTGCCAATAACACCAACTTTGCCCTGACTGGCGGCTTGTATTCCCGCACACCTTCCCACATTGAACAAGCGCAAGCTGAGTTTGAAGTCGGCAACCTTTACATTAATCGTGGCATCACTGGCGCGATTGTCTCAAGGCAACCCTTCGGCGGCTTCAAGCTTTCCGGTGTTGGTTCCAAGGCTGGCGGCCCCGACTACTTGCTGCAATTCCTCGAACCTCGCGTAATCACTGAAAATATCCAACGCCAAGGTTTTGCGCCAATTGAAGGTGTAGATTAA
- a CDS encoding PH domain-containing protein yields the protein MAIKEETFYEGGPHIGDLIINILLGFTVICLPLTVGAIVRSLWLRYRITDRRISVTGGWMGRDRTDIIYSEIVKAVKVPRGLGLWGDMVLTLRDGSRLELRSLPRFREIYDYITENVDARTGKPGGSSKSLG from the coding sequence ATGGCGATTAAAGAGGAAACCTTTTATGAAGGTGGGCCGCATATTGGCGATTTGATTATAAATATTCTGTTGGGATTCACAGTAATCTGTTTGCCGCTGACAGTAGGAGCGATTGTGCGATCGCTGTGGTTGCGCTACCGGATTACCGATCGCCGGATATCGGTGACGGGTGGTTGGATGGGGCGCGATCGCACCGACATCATCTACTCAGAAATCGTCAAGGCAGTTAAAGTTCCCAGAGGACTTGGACTCTGGGGTGACATGGTGCTAACCCTCAGAGATGGTAGCCGTCTAGAACTCAGATCCCTGCCTAGATTCCGGGAAATTTATGATTACATCACCGAGAATGTAGATGCCAGAACCGGGAAACCGGGTGGTTCCTCCAAGTCGTTAGGGTAG
- the yidC gene encoding membrane protein insertase YidC, protein MDFGIGFLSNNVMLPILDFFYGIVPSYGLAIVALTLVIRFALYPLSAGSIRNMRRMKVTQPLMKKRQEEIQKLYKDDPAKQQEEMSKLFKEFGNPLAGCFPVLVQMPVLFALFATLRGSPFSDVNYSVNLEIFPQEQIERIQPQAFVTKPQNIYFTDGVHAPIAALLPGGNRLAIGEKTKVEFQSVEGKPLSQLLTDYPETKLVPHWKVTKGEDRVRLNEDGTLEALQPGEATIQGIVPGLAADKGFLFIDALGRVGAFDDDGTIHWDIIGMVLFFGISLYINQVLSGQNSGSGDANAQQATVNKITPVLFSGMFLFFPLPAGVLMYMVIANIFQTAQTFILSREPLPENIQKMVEVQEKETEKETKSKEREALPFEPGRSKKKASS, encoded by the coding sequence ATGGACTTTGGTATCGGGTTTCTCTCCAATAATGTCATGCTGCCAATCCTGGATTTCTTCTACGGGATTGTGCCAAGCTATGGTCTCGCCATCGTGGCGCTGACACTTGTGATTCGCTTTGCACTCTATCCACTGAGTGCAGGCTCCATTCGCAATATGCGGCGGATGAAAGTTACTCAACCGCTGATGAAAAAGCGGCAAGAAGAGATTCAGAAACTCTACAAAGACGATCCGGCAAAACAGCAGGAAGAAATGAGCAAGCTGTTCAAAGAGTTTGGCAACCCTTTGGCAGGATGCTTCCCTGTGTTGGTGCAAATGCCAGTTCTGTTTGCCTTGTTCGCCACCTTGCGGGGTTCGCCGTTTTCTGATGTAAACTACTCCGTCAACCTGGAAATATTTCCTCAAGAACAAATTGAACGCATCCAACCGCAAGCTTTTGTAACCAAACCGCAAAACATTTACTTTACCGATGGCGTTCATGCTCCGATTGCAGCTTTGCTGCCTGGGGGCAATCGCCTTGCGATTGGGGAAAAAACCAAAGTAGAATTTCAAAGTGTTGAGGGAAAACCCCTGTCCCAACTACTCACCGACTATCCCGAAACCAAGCTGGTGCCTCATTGGAAGGTGACAAAAGGCGAGGATCGGGTGCGGTTGAATGAAGATGGCACCCTGGAAGCTTTACAGCCTGGGGAAGCAACTATTCAAGGAATAGTTCCGGGACTGGCGGCAGATAAGGGATTCCTATTTATTGATGCGCTTGGTCGTGTGGGCGCTTTTGATGACGACGGAACTATCCACTGGGATATCATCGGAATGGTGCTGTTTTTTGGCATCAGTTTGTATATCAACCAGGTTCTCTCTGGACAGAACAGCGGTTCAGGCGACGCAAACGCACAGCAAGCTACGGTAAACAAAATTACCCCAGTCCTGTTTTCGGGGATGTTTTTGTTCTTCCCCCTGCCAGCTGGAGTGCTGATGTACATGGTCATTGCCAACATTTTTCAGACCGCTCAGACATTTATTCTGTCGCGGGAACCACTGCCAGAAAATATCCAAAAAATGGTAGAGGTGCAAGAAAAAGAAACAGAAAAAGAAACAAAATCAAAGGAAAGAGAGGCACTTCCCTTTGAACCCGGTCGATCTAAGAAAAAAGCTTCGAGTTAG
- a CDS encoding Re/Si-specific NAD(P)(+) transhydrogenase subunit alpha produces the protein MRISVAKEVEVGEHRVALVPDTVGKLVKQGLEVWVEAGAGEQAFFSNEAYEAAGAKIVGDTGALWGEADVLLKVNPPALHEVHQLKEGSALVGFLNPLGNPTLMQRLAEQKVTAFSMEMIPRTSRAQSMDALSSQAGVAGYKAVLIAAAALPKFFPMLTTAAGTIAPAKVFVMGAGVAGLQAIATARRLGAVVEAFDIRPAVKEEVQSLGAKFVEVKLEEETVAAGGYAKEVSEASKQRTQEVVAEHVAQSDVVITTAQVPGRKAPILVTEEMVARMKPGSVIVDLAADQGGNCACTQAGKDVQRNGVTIIGPINLPSSLPVNASQMYSKNVLTLVQYLIKDGTLQLNFEDDITNSTCVAHAGEIRNQRVKDAIAQITVNA, from the coding sequence ATGAGAATATCGGTTGCTAAAGAAGTTGAAGTTGGTGAACATCGCGTTGCTCTGGTGCCTGACACTGTAGGCAAGTTGGTAAAACAGGGTTTAGAAGTATGGGTAGAGGCGGGTGCTGGCGAGCAGGCATTTTTCTCTAATGAAGCCTATGAAGCAGCCGGAGCAAAGATTGTCGGCGATACAGGGGCTTTGTGGGGTGAGGCAGATGTCCTACTAAAAGTTAATCCGCCTGCATTGCATGAAGTTCACCAGCTGAAGGAAGGAAGCGCCTTGGTTGGGTTTCTCAATCCTCTAGGGAACCCAACCTTAATGCAACGTTTAGCCGAGCAGAAAGTAACAGCTTTCAGTATGGAGATGATTCCCCGCACCAGTAGGGCGCAAAGCATGGACGCTTTGTCGTCTCAGGCGGGGGTGGCAGGTTATAAGGCGGTATTGATTGCGGCGGCGGCTTTGCCGAAGTTTTTCCCGATGTTGACGACAGCAGCAGGTACAATCGCACCAGCAAAGGTGTTTGTGATGGGCGCAGGTGTGGCAGGACTGCAAGCGATCGCAACCGCTAGAAGACTTGGGGCTGTAGTAGAAGCTTTTGATATTCGCCCAGCGGTGAAGGAAGAAGTACAAAGCTTGGGAGCCAAATTCGTCGAAGTCAAACTGGAAGAAGAGACTGTGGCGGCTGGAGGCTATGCTAAAGAAGTTTCTGAAGCATCCAAGCAGCGGACTCAGGAAGTCGTAGCCGAACACGTCGCCCAGTCGGATGTGGTAATCACCACCGCCCAAGTACCGGGTAGAAAAGCACCCATACTTGTGACTGAGGAAATGGTAGCTCGAATGAAGCCTGGTTCGGTAATTGTAGATTTGGCAGCCGACCAAGGCGGAAACTGCGCTTGTACCCAAGCAGGGAAAGATGTCCAGCGGAACGGCGTGACGATTATTGGGCCGATTAATTTACCTTCATCTCTGCCAGTTAACGCCAGTCAAATGTATTCCAAAAACGTTTTGACTTTGGTGCAATACCTGATTAAAGACGGTACATTGCAGTTGAATTTTGAAGATGACATCACCAACAGCACTTGTGTCGCCCATGCTGGAGAGATTCGCAATCAACGGGTAAAAGATGCGATCGCTCAAATAACAGTCAACGCATAG
- the rpmH gene encoding 50S ribosomal protein L34: MTQRTLGGTNRKQKRTSGFRARMRTTNGQNVIKARRKKGRYRLSV; encoded by the coding sequence ATGACTCAGCGGACTCTCGGCGGCACTAACCGCAAACAAAAAAGAACATCCGGTTTTCGGGCGCGGATGCGTACCACAAACGGTCAGAACGTTATCAAAGCCCGGAGAAAAAAAGGACGTTATCGCCTTAGCGTTTAG
- a CDS encoding NAD(P) transhydrogenase subunit alpha, which translates to MTEALIAALFVFVLASFTGFEIINKVPPTLHTPLMSGANAISGIAVIGALLVSGEGDTNLSVILGLIAVVLASINVVGGFLVTDRMLQMFKKKAAS; encoded by the coding sequence ATGACAGAAGCATTGATTGCCGCTTTGTTCGTGTTTGTGTTGGCATCTTTTACTGGATTTGAAATTATCAACAAAGTGCCGCCAACGCTCCATACTCCCCTCATGTCTGGGGCAAATGCGATTTCTGGAATTGCCGTGATTGGGGCGCTGCTTGTCTCTGGAGAGGGGGACACAAATCTAAGCGTCATTTTGGGCTTGATAGCCGTGGTGCTGGCAAGCATTAACGTTGTAGGTGGTTTCTTGGTGACAGATCGGATGTTGCAAATGTTTAAGAAAAAAGCGGCTAGCTAA
- the rnpA gene encoding ribonuclease P protein component, which yields MALSKANRLRHRRDFTAVYQSGMRRNTTHLTLRALRSPLGGATGVGTGKVPARIGISISLKVSKRAVIRNRIKRRIRAAFRCLLPRLSPGWRLVVVVRPTAVECDYGQILRELEQLLAQAEVLDGD from the coding sequence GTGGCATTATCGAAAGCAAATCGACTCCGGCATCGGCGAGATTTTACAGCCGTGTATCAGAGTGGAATGCGGCGCAATACCACTCACTTAACTTTACGAGCGCTAAGGTCGCCGCTTGGGGGCGCAACTGGTGTGGGAACTGGTAAGGTGCCGGCACGGATAGGAATATCTATCAGCTTAAAAGTCAGCAAACGAGCAGTAATCCGGAACCGCATCAAGCGACGAATTCGAGCAGCTTTTCGCTGTCTGTTGCCCCGACTATCGCCAGGCTGGAGGTTAGTAGTGGTGGTGCGACCGACAGCAGTTGAGTGCGATTATGGTCAAATTTTGCGAGAATTAGAGCAGTTGTTGGCACAAGCAGAGGTACTAGATGGCGATTAA
- a CDS encoding NAD(P)(+) transhydrogenase (Re/Si-specific) subunit beta, which translates to MTDFLPTGIQLTYLVAASLFILGLKKLGSPATARQGNLWAAVGMLLAVVATLLDRQVLNYQMILVGLLIGSVLGAIAAYKVEMTDMPQMVGLLNGLGGAASALVAVAEFGRLVGHQAIPIDANISIISSVFIGGVTFTGSMVAFAKLQGLISGSPITFPLQQPINALLLAGFFVATAYLLIDPQNLPVFVGMVGISLLLGVLFVIPIGGGDMPVVISLLNSLSGVAAAAAGFVVMNNMLIIAGALVGASGLILTEIMCKAMNRSLPSVLFGAFGKAGASGGTGAAAGGDKSVRTVDPEEGAMMLGYARSVVIVPGYGMAVAQAQHAVRELADGLEKLGVEVKYAIHPVAGRMPGHMNVLLAEANVPYPQLYDMDDINPQFEQTDVALVIGANDVVNPSARHDSGSPIYGMPILEVDKAKHTIVIKRGMSAGFAGVDNELFYKDKTMMLFGSARDVVAKLVAEVKQL; encoded by the coding sequence ATGACCGATTTTCTGCCAACTGGAATACAACTGACTTATTTAGTCGCAGCATCTTTATTCATTTTGGGCTTGAAAAAACTGGGTTCGCCAGCAACAGCTCGTCAAGGCAACTTATGGGCAGCTGTAGGGATGCTGCTGGCGGTGGTGGCAACGCTGCTGGATCGGCAAGTGTTGAACTACCAGATGATTTTGGTGGGTTTGCTGATTGGTTCCGTGTTGGGAGCGATCGCAGCCTATAAAGTAGAAATGACCGATATGCCCCAAATGGTCGGTTTACTCAACGGATTAGGAGGTGCTGCATCTGCCCTCGTTGCCGTGGCAGAATTTGGGCGGTTAGTGGGACATCAAGCCATACCCATTGATGCAAACATCTCGATCATCAGTAGTGTGTTTATCGGCGGTGTCACCTTCACTGGCAGTATGGTTGCCTTTGCCAAATTGCAAGGACTCATCAGCGGTAGCCCAATTACATTTCCCTTGCAGCAACCAATTAATGCTCTCCTTTTGGCAGGCTTTTTTGTTGCCACTGCCTATCTGCTAATCGATCCGCAAAACCTGCCCGTATTCGTGGGCATGGTTGGTATCTCCTTACTATTGGGCGTGCTGTTCGTCATTCCTATCGGCGGCGGCGATATGCCAGTAGTAATCTCCCTGTTAAACTCCCTATCCGGAGTAGCAGCAGCAGCCGCAGGTTTTGTGGTGATGAACAATATGCTGATCATCGCTGGTGCCTTGGTGGGCGCATCTGGATTAATCCTTACCGAGATTATGTGTAAGGCGATGAACCGCTCTTTACCAAGCGTACTATTCGGTGCCTTTGGCAAAGCTGGCGCGTCTGGCGGTACTGGTGCAGCAGCAGGGGGCGACAAATCTGTCCGCACCGTCGATCCAGAAGAAGGGGCGATGATGTTGGGCTATGCTCGTTCTGTCGTGATTGTTCCCGGCTACGGTATGGCGGTGGCGCAAGCTCAGCACGCTGTCCGCGAGTTAGCTGACGGCTTGGAAAAGCTGGGCGTTGAGGTGAAGTATGCGATTCACCCAGTTGCTGGGCGGATGCCTGGACACATGAACGTACTATTGGCAGAGGCAAATGTGCCTTATCCGCAGCTGTACGACATGGATGATATTAATCCCCAGTTTGAGCAGACTGATGTTGCCTTAGTTATTGGGGCAAATGATGTGGTGAATCCATCTGCTCGTCACGATTCTGGAAGTCCTATCTACGGAATGCCGATTTTGGAAGTAGATAAGGCGAAGCACACGATTGTGATTAAGCGGGGGATGAGTGCGGGTTTTGCTGGTGTGGATAATGAGCTTTTCTACAAAGACAAAACCATGATGCTTTTTGGTAGTGCGCGGGATGTGGTTGCGAAGCTGGTTGCTGAGGTGAAGCAACTTTAG